One Tolypothrix bouteillei VB521301 DNA window includes the following coding sequences:
- a CDS encoding amylo-alpha-1,6-glucosidase has product MTPDTLMTPEKIVLDGKTFVPADQVPISEWPCVISEKPQPTLTVKDDDLFFITDTLGNVSGCGLNDGPSLGLFCSDTRFLSRLELQIEGHSPILLSSTADKGFSLSVLCTNPRIDERLRPDTLGIRREFVLNGALFEELEVSNYSTTSISFELSISFEADFADLFEVRGYSRDNRGKLLRQVEEAPEETSSLEGVLAQTQNPTHKEQSISLAYQGLDGLVMESRIQFQYRQPDYFKGYTAIWRLELASHETQKLGYRVNLLTNNQSSSTVSAAITLGQAKASELMEEQNWVHQITQIRSDKSYFNRIIERAEQDMYLLRQSFGKYKTVSAGVPWFSALFGRDSIITASQTLMLNPQIAKETLYILANYQGKVENDRRDEEPGKMLHELRFGELARCQEIPHTPYYGTVDATPLWLMLYAEYYAWTHDGETLEHLWSNALAAMEWIDRSMKNTGYLSYYRKSKKGLANQGWKDSGDCIVNRKGELANGPIALCEVQAYVYAAKLRLAEIARMKKRIDLSDRWTEEARNLKLRFNRDFWMEDQDFCALALDGDGDRVDSITSNPGHCLHLGIFTPEKAYSVAERLRGPDMFNGWGIRTLSSLSPAYNPMGYHIGSVWPHDNSLIAMGLRSLGLIDQALELFEGLFDMTNQQPYGRPPELFCGYERNGDNAPVQYPVACTPQAWATGSIFQLLQMIVNLVPDAPNNCLRIIDPALPESINRLSLHNLRVGGTILDLEFERSGSTTACRVAKKRGNLRVVIEA; this is encoded by the coding sequence ATGACACCGGATACCCTCATGACCCCGGAGAAAATTGTTCTGGACGGAAAAACCTTTGTTCCTGCTGACCAAGTACCTATTTCAGAGTGGCCCTGCGTAATCAGTGAAAAACCGCAGCCAACATTGACGGTTAAAGACGATGATTTATTTTTTATAACAGACACTCTCGGAAATGTCTCTGGTTGCGGGTTAAATGACGGTCCGAGTTTGGGCTTGTTTTGCAGTGATACGCGATTCCTCAGTCGTTTGGAGTTGCAAATTGAAGGGCATTCACCCATACTCCTAAGCAGTACGGCTGACAAAGGATTTTCACTATCGGTTTTATGTACCAACCCCAGAATAGACGAACGCCTGAGGCCAGATACATTGGGTATTCGTCGGGAATTTGTACTGAATGGTGCTCTCTTTGAAGAATTGGAAGTCTCAAATTATAGCACAACTTCCATTTCTTTTGAACTTAGCATCAGTTTTGAAGCAGATTTTGCCGATCTATTTGAAGTCCGTGGCTATAGCCGGGACAATCGGGGTAAACTTTTGCGGCAGGTAGAGGAAGCGCCAGAGGAAACGTCCTCCCTTGAAGGAGTTCTGGCACAAACTCAAAATCCAACGCATAAGGAACAATCAATTTCACTTGCCTATCAAGGTCTTGATGGTTTGGTGATGGAATCCCGCATTCAATTTCAGTATCGGCAACCAGACTATTTTAAAGGATATACGGCTATTTGGAGATTGGAATTGGCTTCCCACGAAACCCAAAAGTTGGGTTATCGAGTGAATTTATTAACCAACAACCAATCGAGCTCTACAGTCAGTGCTGCTATCACCTTAGGACAAGCAAAAGCTTCTGAGTTGATGGAAGAGCAAAACTGGGTACACCAAATTACACAAATTCGCTCGGATAAAAGCTATTTTAATCGAATTATTGAGCGTGCCGAACAGGATATGTATTTATTGCGCCAATCTTTTGGTAAATACAAGACTGTTTCCGCAGGAGTTCCTTGGTTTTCGGCACTATTTGGCAGAGACTCCATCATTACGGCTTCTCAAACTTTGATGCTAAATCCTCAGATTGCCAAGGAAACTCTATACATACTGGCGAATTACCAAGGCAAAGTAGAGAACGATCGCCGAGACGAAGAACCGGGTAAGATGTTGCACGAGTTGCGGTTTGGGGAACTTGCACGCTGTCAGGAAATACCTCATACACCTTACTACGGTACGGTAGATGCCACTCCCTTGTGGCTGATGCTATATGCTGAGTATTATGCCTGGACTCATGATGGAGAGACTTTAGAACATCTCTGGTCTAATGCACTAGCGGCAATGGAATGGATTGACCGCAGTATGAAAAACACGGGTTACCTCAGCTACTACCGTAAATCTAAAAAGGGGCTTGCCAACCAAGGGTGGAAAGATTCTGGAGATTGTATTGTTAACCGCAAAGGAGAGTTGGCTAACGGACCAATTGCCCTGTGTGAAGTACAAGCTTACGTTTATGCTGCCAAATTACGCTTGGCAGAAATCGCTAGAATGAAGAAGCGCATTGATTTGTCAGATCGATGGACGGAAGAAGCCAGAAATTTGAAGCTTCGCTTCAACAGAGACTTTTGGATGGAAGACCAAGATTTTTGCGCCTTGGCTTTGGATGGCGATGGCGATCGCGTAGATAGCATTACATCCAATCCCGGTCACTGTCTGCATTTAGGAATATTTACCCCAGAAAAAGCTTACAGCGTTGCCGAACGATTGCGCGGACCGGATATGTTCAACGGTTGGGGTATTCGTACCCTAAGCAGTTTATCACCTGCTTACAATCCCATGGGATATCACATTGGTTCAGTTTGGCCTCACGATAATTCCCTCATTGCTATGGGTTTGCGTTCCCTCGGTTTGATCGACCAAGCCTTGGAACTTTTTGAGGGCTTATTCGACATGACTAATCAGCAGCCCTACGGTCGTCCTCCAGAATTATTCTGCGGCTACGAACGCAATGGCGATAATGCCCCCGTGCAGTATCCTGTTGCTTGTACGCCTCAGGCTTGGGCTACAGGCAGCATTTTCCAACTGCTGCAAATGATAGTTAACCTAGTGCCAGATGCTCCCAACAATTGCTTGCGAATTATCGACCCTGCCTTACCGGAGTCGATAAATCGTCTGTCCCTACATAATTTGCGCGTTGGTGGTACAATTCTCGATCTAGAATTTGAGCGTTCCGGAAGCACAACAGCTTGCCGCGTTGCTAAAAAACGCGGTAACCTTCGGGTAGTGATAGAAGCTTAA
- a CDS encoding DICT sensory domain-containing protein produces MSIPTSMLSELLQALPYLRPQIYFKASLTALSHAMEDQVLAATLEQPLVIASFQRERFYRQEAHRYQRLAQRSNQIYVLSAPETDFTNSSEYYEKIAFEPEDALSQEWHLVVIAQNYATCLVCRESVGSITKNNKLRETNPSLDMDTARRFEGIWTAERGVSLKAAGLLLNRILEYRPELSDKIEQARQRFGLSENNSEVTSAYSNEYACNIDTDPFVQRLVTYLQASQYKLHKAYRSISAQARKERLVNSIGTAIRRSLNPQEILKVAAQELGQNLEACRCLIYRAQATDVQAKIEHEFLSPGVPSLLGKPWPLENNLLFREVVLQNDGVCVMDTRTDSYISSSKALTKLVKKHGILSWLMEPVFYQGRLLGIVELHYCKENIHDWQTGDFDLVEAIATQVGVALIQAEAYANLEELNQQLEALDRTRSNLIAITGHELRTPLSTIQVCLESLATEPDMPLELRQVMLNTALSDSERMRKLIQDFLTLSNLESGRVEWHPESLTLQECVDLSLSRIQSRFDKENIPTIKTQIAQNLPLVKADGDWLVEVLAKLIDNACKFTPVDGTITVKAERNNQKMVEVTVADTGRGIEPNRLEIVFDRFYQEEGALRRTTGGTGLGLAICRQIVNGWGGEIWAESGGKNKGSQFHFTIPIIENSQEQKPSKVKSK; encoded by the coding sequence ATGAGCATTCCGACTTCCATGCTGAGTGAATTGCTACAGGCTCTACCCTACCTGCGGCCCCAGATATATTTTAAAGCTTCGTTAACAGCGCTCTCCCATGCGATGGAAGATCAAGTTTTGGCTGCGACTTTAGAGCAGCCTTTAGTGATCGCAAGCTTTCAGAGAGAGCGATTTTACCGCCAAGAAGCTCATCGGTATCAGAGGCTAGCTCAGCGGAGCAATCAAATATACGTACTATCAGCACCAGAAACGGACTTCACCAATAGTTCCGAGTACTATGAAAAAATTGCCTTTGAACCAGAAGATGCGTTGAGTCAAGAGTGGCATTTAGTAGTCATAGCTCAAAACTACGCGACTTGTTTGGTTTGTCGGGAAAGCGTTGGATCTATAACCAAAAACAACAAACTGCGAGAGACAAATCCTTCTCTGGACATGGATACAGCGCGGAGGTTTGAAGGAATTTGGACAGCAGAACGAGGTGTGAGTCTCAAAGCAGCTGGCTTGCTACTGAATAGAATTTTGGAATACAGACCGGAACTGTCTGACAAAATTGAACAAGCACGTCAAAGGTTTGGGTTGTCCGAGAACAACAGCGAAGTCACATCAGCATACAGTAATGAATATGCTTGTAACATCGATACTGACCCCTTTGTTCAACGCTTGGTGACTTATTTACAAGCAAGTCAGTATAAATTACACAAAGCTTATCGTTCCATTTCAGCCCAAGCACGAAAAGAGCGTTTGGTAAATTCTATTGGTACGGCTATCAGGCGATCGCTCAATCCTCAAGAAATTCTCAAAGTCGCAGCTCAAGAACTCGGACAGAATTTAGAAGCTTGCCGCTGTTTAATTTACCGCGCTCAAGCAACAGATGTCCAAGCCAAAATAGAACACGAGTTTTTAAGCCCTGGAGTCCCATCTCTTCTAGGAAAACCTTGGCCTTTAGAAAACAACCTCCTGTTTCGAGAAGTTGTATTGCAAAACGATGGTGTTTGTGTTATGGATACTCGAACGGATTCTTACATCAGTAGTTCCAAAGCACTGACAAAACTTGTTAAAAAGCACGGAATTCTGTCTTGGCTGATGGAACCGGTATTCTACCAGGGGCGGTTGTTAGGTATTGTTGAGCTGCATTATTGTAAAGAAAATATACACGATTGGCAAACTGGGGATTTTGATTTAGTAGAAGCGATCGCCACACAAGTAGGAGTTGCGCTCATCCAAGCAGAAGCATACGCGAACTTAGAAGAACTGAACCAGCAATTAGAAGCCCTCGATCGCACGCGCAGTAATTTGATCGCAATTACCGGTCACGAACTCCGGACTCCCCTCTCTACAATACAAGTGTGTTTGGAAAGCCTTGCTACTGAACCAGATATGCCCTTAGAGTTGCGACAGGTAATGCTCAACACAGCGCTTTCTGACTCAGAAAGAATGCGAAAACTGATACAAGATTTCCTAACGCTTTCAAATTTAGAAAGCGGAAGAGTAGAATGGCATCCCGAATCACTCACCTTACAGGAGTGCGTGGATTTATCCCTAAGCCGCATACAAAGTCGCTTTGACAAAGAAAATATCCCCACAATCAAAACTCAGATTGCACAAAACCTACCCCTAGTGAAAGCTGACGGTGATTGGCTAGTAGAAGTTTTAGCAAAACTCATAGACAATGCGTGTAAATTTACACCTGTAGACGGAACCATCACAGTCAAGGCGGAGCGCAACAATCAAAAAATGGTTGAGGTCACAGTAGCGGATACCGGGCGGGGAATTGAACCGAATCGCTTAGAAATCGTATTTGACCGCTTTTACCAAGAAGAAGGAGCACTGCGGCGTACCACAGGTGGAACCGGGCTTGGATTAGCAATTTGTCGTCAAATTGTCAATGGTTGGGGAGGAGAAATTTGGGCTGAATCCGGCGGCAAAAACAAAGGCAGTCAGTTTCACTTTACCATACCCATTATTGAGAACAGCCAAGAGCAAAAACCTTCAAAAGTCAAGAGTAAATAA
- a CDS encoding photosystem I reaction center subunit II PsaD yields the protein MAETLSGQTPVFGGHTGGLLKKAETEEKYAITWTSPKQQPFELPTGGTAIMRQGENLLYLARKEYGVYLGGQVLRKLKITDYKVYRIFPNGEIQYIHPADGVFPEKVNQGREKVRYNDRRIGENPSPAQVKFSGTATYDAPNS from the coding sequence ATGGCGGAAACACTTTCTGGACAAACTCCCGTTTTTGGTGGTCACACTGGCGGCTTGCTTAAAAAAGCAGAAACAGAGGAAAAGTATGCTATTACTTGGACTAGCCCCAAGCAACAGCCCTTTGAACTACCCACTGGTGGTACTGCTATCATGCGCCAAGGAGAAAACTTGCTATACTTGGCTCGCAAAGAGTATGGCGTCTATCTGGGCGGTCAAGTACTCCGGAAGTTGAAAATCACAGATTACAAAGTTTATCGGATCTTCCCCAACGGAGAAATTCAGTACATTCACCCAGCTGATGGTGTCTTTCCAGAAAAAGTCAACCAAGGTCGTGAAAAAGTTCGTTATAACGACCGTAGAATCGGTGAAAATCCAAGCCCCGCTCAAGTTAAATTTAGCGGTACGGCTACCTATGATGCTCCCAATTCATAG
- the trpE gene encoding anthranilate synthase component I encodes MIFPEFSEFSELAKEGNFVPVYQEWVADLDTPVSAWYKVCAGQPFSFLLESVEGGEKLGRYSFVGCDPLWVLEARGDFVTQTHRNGSQQVYEGDPFTTLQACLEPYKPVKLPQLPPGIGGLFGFWGYELIHWIEPRVPIHPQDERNIPDGLWMQVDSLLIFDQVKRKIWAIAYVDLRDVETQKGKPLEQAYQKACDRVTHMVSKLSLPLSPQKTILEWTPPETNKARKGKGIEDYKSNFTRSSFCASVEKAKEYIKAGDIFQVVISQRLTTEYTGDPFSLYRSLRQINPSPYMTYFNFQDWQIIGSSPEVMVKAELDAEGQAIATVRPIAGTRPRGKTPQEDAANALDLLQDPKEIAEHVMLVDLGRNDLGRVCQSGTVRVDELMVVERYSHVMHIVSNVVGKLGAGKTAWDLLKACFPAGTVSGAPKIRAMEIIYELEPSRRGVYSGVYGYYDFEGQLNSAIAIRTMVVRNNMVSVQAGAGLVADSDPEKEYEETLNKSRGLLEAIRCLR; translated from the coding sequence ATGATTTTCCCAGAATTCTCCGAGTTTTCTGAATTAGCTAAAGAGGGCAATTTTGTTCCAGTCTACCAAGAATGGGTCGCGGACCTCGATACACCCGTGTCTGCTTGGTACAAAGTCTGCGCGGGTCAACCTTTTAGCTTTTTACTAGAATCTGTTGAAGGTGGAGAAAAACTGGGACGGTATAGCTTTGTGGGTTGCGATCCGTTATGGGTTTTAGAAGCTAGAGGAGATTTCGTCACTCAAACACACCGCAATGGGTCTCAGCAAGTCTATGAAGGTGACCCCTTTACAACTTTGCAAGCTTGCTTGGAACCTTATAAACCAGTGAAATTACCTCAATTACCTCCAGGGATTGGGGGTTTATTCGGTTTTTGGGGCTATGAATTGATTCATTGGATAGAACCGCGAGTCCCAATTCATCCACAAGATGAACGAAATATTCCAGATGGATTGTGGATGCAAGTGGACAGCTTGTTAATTTTTGACCAAGTCAAGCGGAAAATTTGGGCGATCGCATATGTTGACTTGCGCGATGTAGAGACTCAGAAGGGGAAGCCATTAGAACAGGCTTATCAAAAAGCATGCGATCGCGTAACTCACATGGTAAGCAAGCTTTCTTTACCTCTATCCCCACAAAAAACTATTCTAGAATGGACGCCACCAGAAACAAACAAAGCGCGGAAAGGAAAGGGAATAGAGGACTACAAGAGTAACTTTACGCGATCGAGCTTTTGTGCCAGTGTTGAGAAAGCAAAAGAGTACATCAAAGCAGGAGATATCTTTCAGGTTGTTATTTCCCAACGATTGACAACGGAATATACGGGAGATCCCTTTTCTCTATACCGATCGCTCAGGCAAATCAATCCTTCGCCTTACATGACGTATTTTAACTTTCAGGATTGGCAAATTATCGGCTCTAGCCCGGAAGTCATGGTCAAAGCAGAACTGGATGCAGAAGGACAGGCGATCGCAACAGTACGTCCCATTGCAGGAACGCGTCCGCGAGGGAAAACTCCCCAAGAAGACGCCGCAAATGCTCTTGACTTACTCCAAGACCCCAAGGAAATTGCAGAACACGTCATGCTTGTCGATTTGGGACGAAATGATTTGGGGCGAGTTTGTCAAAGTGGAACTGTGAGAGTTGATGAACTGATGGTCGTTGAACGTTACTCTCATGTAATGCATATTGTGAGTAATGTTGTGGGTAAACTTGGAGCGGGAAAAACAGCATGGGATTTACTGAAAGCGTGCTTTCCTGCGGGAACAGTGAGTGGCGCACCCAAAATTCGAGCCATGGAAATTATTTATGAGTTGGAACCGAGCCGTCGCGGTGTTTACTCTGGTGTTTACGGGTACTATGATTTTGAAGGGCAATTGAATAGTGCGATCGCAATTCGGACAATGGTAGTTCGGAATAATATGGTAAGCGTGCAAGCAGGTGCGGGTTTGGTGGCTGATTCCGATCCGGAAAAAGAATATGAGGAAACATTGAATAAGTCTAGAGGTCTTTTAGAAGCCATTCGCTGTTTGCGATAA
- a CDS encoding YqhA family protein yields the protein MLLRNIIQNIFLACRVSILVPVMCLLLSGFALLVYGAAQTVITISLALRVGNLSGKEAKIMIISFIEIIDVFLLATVFYIAALGLYELFIDNRVKVPTWLEIRSIDDLKNKLASVVVVILGVVFLGQAVRWESGREILPFGLSVALVIATLTYFLGEKTKSEQMKKLLSSKGTKNLIYPNLENQVEGANNKEEH from the coding sequence ATGCTTTTGAGAAATATTATTCAGAACATTTTTCTAGCCTGTCGAGTATCGATTCTAGTTCCTGTCATGTGTTTATTATTGTCAGGGTTTGCACTCTTAGTATACGGGGCTGCTCAAACTGTCATAACGATAAGTCTCGCGCTCCGAGTCGGTAATTTATCTGGCAAAGAAGCAAAGATCATGATTATATCGTTTATCGAAATCATTGATGTGTTTCTCCTTGCTACAGTTTTCTACATCGCAGCATTGGGACTTTATGAACTGTTTATTGACAACCGCGTCAAAGTTCCCACCTGGTTGGAGATTCGTAGCATTGATGACCTTAAAAATAAGCTCGCCAGTGTTGTGGTAGTAATTTTAGGTGTTGTGTTCCTCGGACAAGCAGTAAGGTGGGAGAGTGGAAGAGAAATATTGCCCTTTGGATTGAGTGTTGCCTTAGTAATTGCAACATTAACCTATTTTCTAGGCGAAAAAACTAAAAGCGAACAAATGAAAAAACTTCTTAGCAGTAAAGGAACAAAAAACTTAATTTACCCTAACTTAGAAAATCAAGTGGAGGGTGCCAATAACAAAGAGGAACACTAA